Below is a genomic region from Ruania alba.
GGGCGACCGCACCCTGCGGGTGCTGCTCGGCGATTTCGGCCACGAGGTGGTGGCGGACCGGTCGATGCCGCTGCCCCCGGAGCACCCGATGGACACGGTGCTGGACCGGATCGCGCTGCTGGTGGTGGACATGCTCGAACTGGTCGGGTCGGAGCTGGACGAGCTCGCCGGGATCGGGATCGGCCTGCCGGCGCCGGTGGACGCATCCACCGGCATGCTCTCGGTGCGCGGGATCCTCCGGGGGTGGGACTCCGAGCACATCGGCGACGTGATGGGCAAGCGCCTCGGCCGGCCCGTGTACGTGCAGAACGACGCCAACCTCGGCGCGCTCGCCGAGGCCACCCTCGGCCACGCTCGCGAGTACGCGGACAGCGTGTACGTGCGCGCCTCCTACGGCACCGGGGCCGGCATCATGCTCGGTGGTCGGTTGCACGGCGGGTACGGCGGCACGGCCGGCGAGATCGGGCACGTCCAGGTCGATCCCCTGGGCCAGATCTGCCGGTGCGGCCGTCGTGGCTGCCTGGACACCGTGGTGGGCGCCGAGGCGCTGATGGCCTCGCTTCAGATCAGTCACGGCCGCCTCACCTTTCGCGATGTGATCACCAGGGCCTCCGACGGCGACCCCGGCTGTGCGCGGGTGGTCACCGATGCGGGGCGTACGGTGGGCCGGGTGCTCGCCGGACTCTGCCAGGCGGTGAATCCGCAGATCGTGACGGTGGGCGGTGAGCTCGCGGAGTGCGGAGACGTGTTCCTGCTGCCGCTCCGGGAGGCGCTGGTCGAGCATGCACTGCCCAACCAGATCGCACCGATGGAGGTGAGCCCGGCGCGGCTCGGCACTGATGCCGAAGCGATGGGCGCACTGCTGCACGCACTCCAGTCCACCGATCTGACCGGGCCACCCGAACCGACCCGAGGGGGACGAGGATGACCACCCCGACACCCGGTACCGGCATGCCACTGCTGGCCATGCATGGGATCACGAAGCGGTTCCGCGCGGTCGAGGCACTGGTGGACGTCACCTTCGAGGTGCACCGACGGGAGGTCGTGGGACTGGTCGGCGACAACGCCGCCGGCAAGTCCACCCTGGCGAAGATCATCGCCGGCGCGCTGCAGCCCACCGCCGGCCTGCTCGAGCTCGACGGCGAAGGAGTGCAGATCCCGTCGCCGTCGGCAGCCCACCGGCTCGGCATCGCGACCGTGTTCCAGGACCTGGCGCTCTGCGAGAACCTGGACGTGACCGCGAACCTGTTCCTGGGGCGGGAACTCACCGGGTCCGGCCTGATGCACGAGGGCCGGATGGAGCAGCTCACCCGCTCCCTGCTGCACGACCTGCGTACCACGATCCCCTCGGCTCGTACCCCGCTGCACCAGCTCTCCGGCGGGCAGCGCCAGGCCGTCGCGATCGCCCGCACCCTGGTCGGGGAACCCCGCCTGGTCGTGCTGGACGAACCGACAGCCGCGCTCTCGGTCGCACAGACGGCGGAGGTGCTCACCCTGATCGAACAGTTGCGCGAGCTGGGGCTGGGCGTGATCTTCATCAGCCACAACCTCAACGACGTCCGCGCCGTGTGCGACCGGATCGAGGTGCTGCGGCACGGCCGCAACAACGGCACGTTCACCGGCAGTGACGTGCGCCAGTCGGACCTGATCGCCGCGATCACCGGAGCGCCGGGCTACCGACCCACCTCACCCTGACACCCCCGCCCCGGGCTCCCCATCTCG
It encodes:
- a CDS encoding ATP-binding cassette domain-containing protein codes for the protein MTTPTPGTGMPLLAMHGITKRFRAVEALVDVTFEVHRREVVGLVGDNAAGKSTLAKIIAGALQPTAGLLELDGEGVQIPSPSAAHRLGIATVFQDLALCENLDVTANLFLGRELTGSGLMHEGRMEQLTRSLLHDLRTTIPSARTPLHQLSGGQRQAVAIARTLVGEPRLVVLDEPTAALSVAQTAEVLTLIEQLRELGLGVIFISHNLNDVRAVCDRIEVLRHGRNNGTFTGSDVRQSDLIAAITGAPGYRPTSP
- a CDS encoding ROK family transcriptional regulator — its product is MSRLPAGSQTSLREANTALIVNAVKQFGGLTQVELTGATGLSPATVSTIVKELTRSGVVDTRPTSRSGRRAQMVTLARRTGLAAGVVVGDRTLRVLLGDFGHEVVADRSMPLPPEHPMDTVLDRIALLVVDMLELVGSELDELAGIGIGLPAPVDASTGMLSVRGILRGWDSEHIGDVMGKRLGRPVYVQNDANLGALAEATLGHAREYADSVYVRASYGTGAGIMLGGRLHGGYGGTAGEIGHVQVDPLGQICRCGRRGCLDTVVGAEALMASLQISHGRLTFRDVITRASDGDPGCARVVTDAGRTVGRVLAGLCQAVNPQIVTVGGELAECGDVFLLPLREALVEHALPNQIAPMEVSPARLGTDAEAMGALLHALQSTDLTGPPEPTRGGRG